The nucleotide sequence CCTGGGCCAGCACCTGCTCAACCAGCGTTACAAATCCCGGCAAGCGTTGCTCGACAACGCGGGCATCTGACAAGGCCGATTCCCGCCAACGCACTGGCACCAATGCCGGTACAGTAGCGGCAAATCCGGAACGTGCACCCGGATGTGAATCGGCGTAGGCAATATACGGCTTGATATCGAGCACGGGTGTGCCGTCAACCAGGTCCAGGCCGGCAAGCTGCAAAACCGTGCGCCCCGCCTGCTGCTCTACAGCGAGCAGTGTTGCCGACGACAAGCCAATGGCATTGGGTCGAAACGGTGAACGCGAAGCAAACACACCAACTCGCTCGTTGCCACCCAGGCGCGGCGGGCGCACGGTGGGTTTCCATTGCCCTCTTAATGCC is from Gammaproteobacteria bacterium and encodes:
- the tsaA gene encoding tRNA (N6-threonylcarbamoyladenosine(37)-N6)-methyltransferase TrmO — protein: MEKCQFDVIGVVRSPFSEKFGVPRQPGLVPAARFSIEFRSDYDRPEAFRGLDEFSHVWLVFLFHQALRGQWKPTVRPPRLGGNERVGVFASRSPFRPNAIGLSSATLLAVEQQAGRTVLQLAGLDLVDGTPVLDIKPYIAYADSHPGARSGFAATVPALVPVRWRESALSDARVVEQRLPGFVTLVEQVLAQDPRPAYIANDADRDYGTMLYDVNVSWRVVEFGSRFTVEVLSVNRQHWNDQSILRT